A window of the Elgaria multicarinata webbii isolate HBS135686 ecotype San Diego chromosome 22, rElgMul1.1.pri, whole genome shotgun sequence genome harbors these coding sequences:
- the GALNT17 gene encoding polypeptide N-acetylgalactosaminyltransferase 17 isoform X2, with protein sequence MASLRRVKVLLVLNLIAVAGFVLFLAKCRPIAVKNGDSFHEIHPRAEVANLTAHAINPIQDAVLKRLSLLEDIVYRQLNGLSKSLGLIEGYGGRGKGGLPATLSPEEDEKAKGPHEKYGYNSYLSEKISLDRTIPDYRPTKCKELKYPKDLPHLSVIFIFVNEALSVILRSVHSAVNHTPAHLLKEIILVDDNSDEEELKAPLEEYVNKRYPGLVKVVRNQKREGLIRARIEGWKVASGQITGFFDAHVEFTAGWAEPVLSRIQENRKRVILPSIDNIKQDTFEVQRYENSAHGYSWELWCMYISPPKDWWDAGDPSLPIRTPAMIGCSFVVNRKFFGEIGLLDPGMDVYGGENIELGIKVWLCGGSMEVLPCSRVAHIERKKKPYNNNIGFYTKRNALRVAEVWMDDYKSHVYIAWNLPLENPGIHIGDVSERKALRKKLKCKNFQWYLDHVYPEMRKYNNTIAYGELRNNKVKDVCLDQGPQENHTAILYPCHGWGPQNGAILNKGTGRCLEVENKGVSGMDLILRSCTGQRWTIKNFIK encoded by the exons ATGGCTTCTCTGAGGAGAGTGAAAGTCTTGCTGGTCTTAAACCTGATTGCCGTCGCAGGCTTTGTCCTTTTCCTGGCCAAGTGCAGGCCCATCGCGGTGAAGAATGGGGACTCCTTCCATGAAATACACCCCAGGGCAGAAGTGGCCAATTTGACAGCCCACGCAATTAACCCCATCCAGGACGCCGTTTTGAAAAGGCTGTCGCTTCTTGAAGACATTGTCTATCGACAGCTCAATG GACTGTCCAAATCCTTGGGGCTGATCGAAGGCTATGGTGGCCGTGGCAAAGGTGGGTTGCCTGCCACCCTTTCCCCAGAGGAAGACGAGAAGGCCAAGGGACCACATGAGAAGTATGGCTACAATTCCTACCTCAGTGAGAAAATATCTCTGGACCGCACCATACCAGATTATCGCCCCACTAA GTGTAAAGAACTGAAGTATCCCAAGGATCTCCCACATCTTTCTGTTATTTTTATCTTTGTGAACGAGGCCTTGTCGGTCATCCTGCGTTCAGTACACAGTGCGGTGAACCATACTCCTGCTCACCTCTTGAAGGAGATAATTCTTGTAGATGACAATAGCGATGAAG AGGAGTTGAAGGCACCACTAGAGGAGTACGTCAACAAGCGGTACCCTGGCCTTGTGAAGGTAGTACGCAACCAGAAAAGGGAAGGCCTGATCCGAGCTCGCATTGAAGGCTGGAAAGTTGCATCAGGACAGATCACCGGCTTCTTTGATGCCCATGTGGAGTTCACAGCAGGCTG ggCGGAACCAGTTCTCTCACGAATCCAAGAAAACCGGAAGAGGGTCATCCTCCCTTCTATCGACAATATCAAGCAAGATACATTTGAGGTTCAGCGCTACGAAAACTCGGCCCACGGGTACAGTTGGGAGCTCTGGTGCATGTACATTAGCCCACCAAAGGATTGGTGGGACGCCGGGGACCCGTCATTACCAATCAG GACTCCAGCGATGATTGGGTGCTCCTTTGTGGTGAATCGGAAGTTCTTTGGAGAAATTGGCCTTCTTGATCCAGGAATGGATGTTTATGGTGGGGAGAACATAGAACTTGGAATTAAG GTGTGGCTGTGTGGTGGTAGCATGGAAGTCCTTCCCTGTTCCCGAGTTGCCCACATTGAGCGTAAGAAGaagccttacaacaacaacattggCTTCTACACGAAGAGGAATGCGTTGCGGGTGGCTGAGGTGTGGATGGACGACTACAAGTCTCACGTGTACATCGCATGGAACCTTCCGCTGGAG AACCCAGGGATCCATATTGGGGATGTTTCAGAACGGAAAGCACTCAGAAAAAAATTGAAGTGTAAAAACTTCCAATGGTACCTGGATCACGTCTACCCAGAAATGAGAAAATATAATAACACCATTGCCTACGGAGAG CTGCGCAACAACAAAGTGAAAGATGTCTGCCTTGATCAAGGACCACAGGAGAACCACACAGCAATCCTGTATCCATGCCACGGCTGGGGGCCCCAG AATGGTGCAATTCTAAATAAAGGGACGGGACGTTGCTTGGAAGTGGAGAATAAAGGTGTGTCAGGTATGGATCTTATTCTTCGTAGCTGCACAGGACAAAGGTGGACAATTAAAAATTTTATCAAGTAG
- the GALNT17 gene encoding polypeptide N-acetylgalactosaminyltransferase 17 isoform X1, with amino-acid sequence MASLRRVKVLLVLNLIAVAGFVLFLAKCRPIAVKNGDSFHEIHPRAEVANLTAHAINPIQDAVLKRLSLLEDIVYRQLNGLSKSLGLIEGYGGRGKGGLPATLSPEEDEKAKGPHEKYGYNSYLSEKISLDRTIPDYRPTKCKELKYPKDLPHLSVIFIFVNEALSVILRSVHSAVNHTPAHLLKEIILVDDNSDEEELKAPLEEYVNKRYPGLVKVVRNQKREGLIRARIEGWKVASGQITGFFDAHVEFTAGWAEPVLSRIQENRKRVILPSIDNIKQDTFEVQRYENSAHGYSWELWCMYISPPKDWWDAGDPSLPIRTPAMIGCSFVVNRKFFGEIGLLDPGMDVYGGENIELGIKVWLCGGSMEVLPCSRVAHIERKKKPYNNNIGFYTKRNALRVAEVWMDDYKSHVYIAWNLPLENPGIHIGDVSERKALRKKLKCKNFQWYLDHVYPEMRKYNNTIAYGELRNNKVKDVCLDQGPQENHTAILYPCHGWGPQLARYTKEGFLHLGALGTTILLPDTRCMVDNMKSRFPQLLECEKVKSSLHKRWNFIQNGAILNKGTGRCLEVENKGVSGMDLILRSCTGQRWTIKNFIK; translated from the exons ATGGCTTCTCTGAGGAGAGTGAAAGTCTTGCTGGTCTTAAACCTGATTGCCGTCGCAGGCTTTGTCCTTTTCCTGGCCAAGTGCAGGCCCATCGCGGTGAAGAATGGGGACTCCTTCCATGAAATACACCCCAGGGCAGAAGTGGCCAATTTGACAGCCCACGCAATTAACCCCATCCAGGACGCCGTTTTGAAAAGGCTGTCGCTTCTTGAAGACATTGTCTATCGACAGCTCAATG GACTGTCCAAATCCTTGGGGCTGATCGAAGGCTATGGTGGCCGTGGCAAAGGTGGGTTGCCTGCCACCCTTTCCCCAGAGGAAGACGAGAAGGCCAAGGGACCACATGAGAAGTATGGCTACAATTCCTACCTCAGTGAGAAAATATCTCTGGACCGCACCATACCAGATTATCGCCCCACTAA GTGTAAAGAACTGAAGTATCCCAAGGATCTCCCACATCTTTCTGTTATTTTTATCTTTGTGAACGAGGCCTTGTCGGTCATCCTGCGTTCAGTACACAGTGCGGTGAACCATACTCCTGCTCACCTCTTGAAGGAGATAATTCTTGTAGATGACAATAGCGATGAAG AGGAGTTGAAGGCACCACTAGAGGAGTACGTCAACAAGCGGTACCCTGGCCTTGTGAAGGTAGTACGCAACCAGAAAAGGGAAGGCCTGATCCGAGCTCGCATTGAAGGCTGGAAAGTTGCATCAGGACAGATCACCGGCTTCTTTGATGCCCATGTGGAGTTCACAGCAGGCTG ggCGGAACCAGTTCTCTCACGAATCCAAGAAAACCGGAAGAGGGTCATCCTCCCTTCTATCGACAATATCAAGCAAGATACATTTGAGGTTCAGCGCTACGAAAACTCGGCCCACGGGTACAGTTGGGAGCTCTGGTGCATGTACATTAGCCCACCAAAGGATTGGTGGGACGCCGGGGACCCGTCATTACCAATCAG GACTCCAGCGATGATTGGGTGCTCCTTTGTGGTGAATCGGAAGTTCTTTGGAGAAATTGGCCTTCTTGATCCAGGAATGGATGTTTATGGTGGGGAGAACATAGAACTTGGAATTAAG GTGTGGCTGTGTGGTGGTAGCATGGAAGTCCTTCCCTGTTCCCGAGTTGCCCACATTGAGCGTAAGAAGaagccttacaacaacaacattggCTTCTACACGAAGAGGAATGCGTTGCGGGTGGCTGAGGTGTGGATGGACGACTACAAGTCTCACGTGTACATCGCATGGAACCTTCCGCTGGAG AACCCAGGGATCCATATTGGGGATGTTTCAGAACGGAAAGCACTCAGAAAAAAATTGAAGTGTAAAAACTTCCAATGGTACCTGGATCACGTCTACCCAGAAATGAGAAAATATAATAACACCATTGCCTACGGAGAG CTGCGCAACAACAAAGTGAAAGATGTCTGCCTTGATCAAGGACCACAGGAGAACCACACAGCAATCCTGTATCCATGCCACGGCTGGGGGCCCCAG CTTGCTCGCTACACCAAAGAAGGATTTCTTCATTTGGGGgctcttgggaccacaatactctTGCCGGATACCCGCTGCATGGTAGATAATATGAAAAGCAGATTCCCTCAACTCCTGGAGTGCGAGAAAGTCAAGAGCAGTCTCCATAAGCGCTGGAATTTCATCCAG AATGGTGCAATTCTAAATAAAGGGACGGGACGTTGCTTGGAAGTGGAGAATAAAGGTGTGTCAGGTATGGATCTTATTCTTCGTAGCTGCACAGGACAAAGGTGGACAATTAAAAATTTTATCAAGTAG
- the GALNT17 gene encoding polypeptide N-acetylgalactosaminyltransferase 17 isoform X3: protein MIGCSFVVNRKFFGEIGLLDPGMDVYGGENIELGIKVWLCGGSMEVLPCSRVAHIERKKKPYNNNIGFYTKRNALRVAEVWMDDYKSHVYIAWNLPLENPGIHIGDVSERKALRKKLKCKNFQWYLDHVYPEMRKYNNTIAYGELRNNKVKDVCLDQGPQENHTAILYPCHGWGPQLARYTKEGFLHLGALGTTILLPDTRCMVDNMKSRFPQLLECEKVKSSLHKRWNFIQNGAILNKGTGRCLEVENKGVSGMDLILRSCTGQRWTIKNFIK, encoded by the exons ATGATTGGGTGCTCCTTTGTGGTGAATCGGAAGTTCTTTGGAGAAATTGGCCTTCTTGATCCAGGAATGGATGTTTATGGTGGGGAGAACATAGAACTTGGAATTAAG GTGTGGCTGTGTGGTGGTAGCATGGAAGTCCTTCCCTGTTCCCGAGTTGCCCACATTGAGCGTAAGAAGaagccttacaacaacaacattggCTTCTACACGAAGAGGAATGCGTTGCGGGTGGCTGAGGTGTGGATGGACGACTACAAGTCTCACGTGTACATCGCATGGAACCTTCCGCTGGAG AACCCAGGGATCCATATTGGGGATGTTTCAGAACGGAAAGCACTCAGAAAAAAATTGAAGTGTAAAAACTTCCAATGGTACCTGGATCACGTCTACCCAGAAATGAGAAAATATAATAACACCATTGCCTACGGAGAG CTGCGCAACAACAAAGTGAAAGATGTCTGCCTTGATCAAGGACCACAGGAGAACCACACAGCAATCCTGTATCCATGCCACGGCTGGGGGCCCCAG CTTGCTCGCTACACCAAAGAAGGATTTCTTCATTTGGGGgctcttgggaccacaatactctTGCCGGATACCCGCTGCATGGTAGATAATATGAAAAGCAGATTCCCTCAACTCCTGGAGTGCGAGAAAGTCAAGAGCAGTCTCCATAAGCGCTGGAATTTCATCCAG AATGGTGCAATTCTAAATAAAGGGACGGGACGTTGCTTGGAAGTGGAGAATAAAGGTGTGTCAGGTATGGATCTTATTCTTCGTAGCTGCACAGGACAAAGGTGGACAATTAAAAATTTTATCAAGTAG